A stretch of the Aggregicoccus sp. 17bor-14 genome encodes the following:
- a CDS encoding MgtC/SapB family protein, protein MGVTLESVDILLRLALAALLGLVLGLERELRGQAAGLRTHILVSLGSCLFTLASIYVVLPLTATETLSQEGVRGDVTRIASQVVVGIGFLGGGAILRTGSRVKGLTTAANLWLTASLGLACGIGFYLGAGVTAVLALAALSGLRPVERAIRERRKRLKAKSAQPEEPEEREADEA, encoded by the coding sequence ATGGGCGTCACGCTCGAGTCGGTGGATATCCTGCTGCGGCTCGCGCTCGCGGCGCTGCTGGGCCTGGTGCTGGGCCTGGAGCGCGAGCTGCGCGGGCAGGCGGCGGGCCTGCGCACGCACATCCTGGTGAGCCTCGGCTCCTGCCTCTTCACCCTGGCGAGCATCTACGTGGTGCTGCCGCTCACGGCCACCGAGACGCTCTCGCAGGAGGGCGTGCGCGGGGACGTGACGCGCATCGCGAGCCAGGTGGTGGTGGGCATCGGCTTCCTCGGCGGCGGCGCCATCCTGCGCACGGGCAGCCGGGTGAAGGGGCTCACCACCGCGGCGAACCTCTGGCTCACCGCGAGCCTCGGGCTCGCCTGCGGCATCGGCTTCTATCTGGGCGCCGGCGTCACCGCGGTGCTCGCGCTCGCGGCGCTCAGCGGCCTGCGCCCGGTGGAGCGTGCCATCCGCGAGCGGCGCAAGAGGCTGAAGGCGAAGTCGGCGCAGCCCGAGGAGCCCGAGGAGCGCGAGGCCGACGAGGCCTGA
- a CDS encoding MXAN_6521/LA_1396 family lipoprotein → MKRAVPLLLLLLATGCASTLKNSRVRPDYESVDRTRLKRLVVVTAPAPAEPEQLGELWSRIARRYVNQKRNFIVKAHTSLPGRVDKAELERLCAEAAEGLEGVLLLEPTELRRVGSGKDAGVEEAVHAQLLRCSDGQEVWSANAAGSFESEDAQLKESATLWTNGLSASVEPYAAPAFRLLRPTLDSLPEPTPPATDEETMEKGDAELF, encoded by the coding sequence ATGAAGCGCGCCGTCCCGCTCCTGCTCCTGCTGCTCGCCACCGGCTGTGCTTCGACGCTGAAGAACAGCCGGGTGCGGCCGGACTACGAGAGCGTGGACCGCACGCGCCTCAAGCGCCTGGTGGTGGTGACCGCGCCCGCCCCGGCCGAGCCCGAGCAGCTCGGCGAGCTGTGGAGCCGCATCGCGCGGCGCTACGTGAACCAGAAGCGCAACTTCATCGTGAAGGCGCACACCAGCCTCCCGGGCCGCGTGGACAAGGCCGAGCTCGAGCGTCTGTGCGCCGAGGCCGCCGAGGGCCTGGAGGGCGTGCTGCTGCTCGAGCCCACCGAGCTGCGCCGCGTGGGCAGCGGCAAGGACGCAGGCGTGGAGGAGGCCGTGCACGCGCAGCTGCTGCGCTGCTCGGACGGGCAGGAGGTGTGGAGCGCGAACGCCGCGGGCTCCTTCGAGAGCGAGGACGCGCAGCTCAAGGAGAGCGCCACGCTGTGGACCAACGGCCTGAGCGCCTCGGTGGAGCCCTACGCCGCGCCGGCCTTCCGCCTGCTGCGCCCCACGCTGGACTCGCTGCCCGAGCCCACCCCGCCCGCCACGGACGAGGAGACGATGGAGAAGGGCGACGCCGAGCTGTTCTGA
- a CDS encoding catalase family peroxidase, with the protein MRKQESSTGASSPRAPASMPGAGPHELPQRLPAQLVQDLHAAFGEHHARAVHTKGVILQGTFTPTAEARALCVASLFARPVPIIARFSDFTGIPNIPDNSFEANPRGLALKFLMPDGSNLDIVGHSFNGFPTATAREFGELLRAIGASGPGAAKPTALDTFLAGHPAAKTFLTTQKPPPESYATAAYFGVNAFRFTDADGLSRPVRYRFVPEAGERYLDDAALKQRSANYLMEEILARVAAAPVRFTWFAQLAEPGDPLEDPSRAWPETRQLVRLGVLSLDEGGPNTQASDRELLFLPGTLLAGIEVADPMLTIRNATYPLSFHERQ; encoded by the coding sequence ATGAGGAAGCAAGAATCTTCAACCGGCGCGAGCAGTCCGCGTGCCCCCGCGTCCATGCCGGGCGCGGGGCCGCACGAGCTGCCGCAGCGCCTGCCTGCGCAGCTGGTGCAGGATCTCCACGCGGCGTTCGGGGAGCACCACGCGCGCGCGGTGCACACGAAGGGCGTCATCCTCCAGGGAACCTTCACCCCGACTGCCGAGGCGCGGGCGCTGTGCGTGGCGAGCCTCTTCGCGCGGCCGGTGCCGATCATCGCGCGCTTCTCGGACTTCACGGGCATCCCCAACATCCCGGACAACAGCTTCGAGGCGAACCCGCGCGGGCTCGCGCTCAAGTTCCTCATGCCGGACGGCTCGAACCTCGACATCGTGGGCCACAGCTTCAACGGCTTCCCCACCGCGACGGCGCGCGAGTTCGGCGAGCTGCTGCGGGCGATCGGCGCGAGCGGCCCCGGGGCGGCGAAGCCCACCGCGCTCGACACCTTCCTCGCGGGGCACCCCGCCGCGAAGACCTTCCTCACCACCCAGAAGCCGCCGCCCGAGAGCTACGCCACCGCCGCCTACTTCGGGGTGAACGCCTTCCGCTTCACGGACGCCGACGGGCTGAGCCGCCCCGTGCGCTACCGGTTCGTGCCGGAGGCGGGCGAGCGCTACCTCGACGACGCGGCGCTGAAGCAGCGCTCGGCCAACTACCTCATGGAGGAGATCCTCGCGCGCGTCGCCGCGGCGCCCGTGCGCTTCACCTGGTTCGCGCAGCTCGCGGAGCCGGGAGACCCCCTCGAGGATCCGTCCCGCGCGTGGCCCGAGACCCGGCAGCTCGTGCGCCTGGGCGTGCTGAGCCTCGACGAGGGAGGGCCCAACACGCAGGCCTCGGACCGGGAGCTGCTGTTCCTGCCGGGCACCCTGCTCGCAGGCATCGAGGTGGCAGATCCCATGCTCACCATCCGCAACGCCACCTACCCGCTCTCCTTCCACGAGCGGCAGTAG
- a CDS encoding HPr family phosphocarrier protein, with protein MATVAEGEYEIVNALGLHARAAAQLVKVANRHKSDVTVACEGQTANAKSIMGVLMLAAAKGMRVKVTCKGEDAPACLAEIAKLIADRFGEGQ; from the coding sequence ATGGCAACCGTGGCCGAAGGGGAATACGAGATCGTCAACGCGCTGGGCCTCCACGCGCGGGCGGCCGCCCAGCTCGTCAAAGTCGCCAACCGTCACAAGAGCGACGTCACGGTCGCCTGCGAGGGCCAGACGGCCAATGCCAAGAGCATCATGGGCGTGCTGATGCTGGCGGCGGCGAAGGGGATGCGGGTGAAGGTCACCTGCAAGGGCGAGGACGCACCGGCGTGCCTCGCAGAGATTGCGAAGCTCATCGCGGACCGCTTCGGAGAGGGGCAGTGA
- the ptsP gene encoding phosphoenolpyruvate--protein phosphotransferase: MSTHATPTLSLRGIGASPGVAVGHAFVLDRKRVRTPKLRLAEAEVEPERMRMKTAIELSDRQLADLRETIAQGEGHDHALILDAHRLMLHDPMLVDEVNKLITQDRINAEWAVRRVARKLKHMFDNIPDEYFRERRSDVDYVADRVVRNLMGQVVDEDVEVPPGAIVIAHDLSPADAAMLARRGGVAGFVTDLGGQTSHTAIVARAREVPAVVGLGRASEQVSPGDLVALDGQRGQVLVNPSEAQLQLFRESMRRYHESEAAALQTRDLPAVSADGYRIKLVGNMEFIEEIPSLLAHGAEGIGLYRTEFLFLDRTTPPTEEEHYRAYRQVLEAMGGRPVTIRTLDLGGDKVPGKTKHEKEPNPAMGLRAIRYCLGHRELFRAQLRALLRASVHGNLKVMFPLISGMSELREARSELEACRSALGRAGVPMGARFPVGIMVETPSAAMLADRLALEADFFSVGTNDLIQYSLAIDRQNRDVAYLYKPLHLSVLRLLQTIVGAAKGAGIPVSMCGEMAGEPLHTLVLLALGFDELSMTAGQIPTVKTLLRKASREEALAVLDGAMRLTTGEEIERYVRTEMERRFGPALLPMPFDEE; this comes from the coding sequence GTGAGCACCCACGCCACCCCCACCTTGAGCCTCAGGGGCATCGGCGCCTCGCCCGGCGTGGCGGTGGGCCATGCCTTCGTGCTGGACCGCAAGCGCGTTCGCACCCCGAAGCTGCGGCTCGCCGAGGCGGAGGTGGAGCCGGAGCGCATGCGCATGAAGACGGCGATCGAGCTGAGCGACCGCCAGCTCGCCGACCTGCGCGAGACCATTGCCCAGGGCGAGGGCCACGACCACGCGCTCATCCTGGACGCGCACCGGCTCATGCTCCACGACCCCATGCTCGTGGACGAGGTGAACAAGCTCATCACCCAGGACCGCATCAACGCGGAGTGGGCAGTGCGCCGGGTCGCGCGCAAGCTCAAGCACATGTTCGACAACATCCCGGACGAGTACTTCCGGGAGCGCCGCTCGGACGTGGACTACGTGGCGGACCGCGTGGTCCGCAACCTCATGGGCCAGGTGGTGGACGAGGACGTGGAGGTGCCGCCGGGCGCCATCGTCATCGCGCACGACCTCTCCCCCGCGGACGCCGCCATGCTCGCGCGGCGCGGCGGGGTGGCGGGCTTCGTCACCGACCTGGGCGGGCAGACGAGCCACACCGCCATCGTGGCGCGCGCGCGCGAGGTGCCCGCGGTGGTGGGCCTGGGGCGCGCGAGCGAGCAGGTGTCCCCGGGCGACCTCGTGGCCCTGGATGGGCAGCGCGGCCAGGTGCTGGTGAACCCCAGCGAGGCGCAGCTGCAGCTGTTCCGCGAGAGCATGCGCCGCTACCACGAGAGCGAGGCCGCGGCGCTGCAGACGCGCGACCTGCCCGCGGTGAGCGCGGACGGCTACCGCATCAAGCTCGTGGGCAACATGGAGTTCATCGAGGAGATCCCCTCGCTGCTCGCCCACGGCGCGGAAGGGATCGGCCTGTACCGCACCGAGTTCCTCTTCCTCGACCGCACCACGCCCCCCACCGAGGAGGAGCACTACCGGGCGTACCGCCAGGTGCTCGAGGCGATGGGCGGCCGCCCCGTCACCATCCGCACCCTGGACCTGGGCGGCGACAAGGTGCCCGGCAAGACGAAGCACGAGAAGGAGCCCAACCCCGCGATGGGGCTGCGCGCCATCCGCTACTGCCTCGGCCACCGCGAGCTGTTCCGCGCCCAGCTGCGGGCGCTCCTGCGCGCCAGCGTGCACGGCAACCTCAAGGTGATGTTCCCGCTCATCAGCGGGATGAGCGAGCTGCGGGAGGCGCGCAGCGAGCTGGAGGCCTGCCGCAGCGCCCTGGGCCGCGCGGGCGTGCCCATGGGGGCGCGCTTCCCCGTGGGCATCATGGTGGAGACTCCCTCGGCAGCGATGCTCGCGGACCGGCTCGCGCTGGAGGCGGACTTCTTCAGCGTGGGGACGAACGACCTCATCCAGTACTCGCTCGCCATCGACCGCCAGAACCGCGACGTGGCCTACCTCTACAAGCCCCTGCACCTCTCCGTGCTGCGGCTCCTGCAGACCATCGTGGGGGCGGCGAAGGGCGCGGGCATCCCCGTGTCCATGTGCGGCGAGATGGCGGGTGAGCCCCTGCACACGCTGGTGCTGCTCGCGCTCGGCTTCGACGAGCTGTCCATGACGGCGGGGCAGATCCCCACCGTGAAGACGCTCCTGCGCAAGGCGAGCCGCGAGGAGGCGCTGGCGGTGCTGGATGGCGCGATGCGCCTCACCACCGGCGAGGAGATCGAGCGCTACGTGCGCACCGAGATGGAGCGGCGCTTCGGCCCCGCGCTGCTCCCCATGCCCTTCGACGAGGAGTAG
- a CDS encoding RND family transporter, translated as MSSPTSHKPAPRAAQAYANLMVRRPGTVLVTLLLLLAGGLWAASKLTVNSNQLDLISQDLPEVKEAKRVIDMVGGSGFLMLALRGDDEATLKRVADDLAAQLQADTKNVRSLTYKVPVEFVQQNMVLFVKTEDLAEGKKRINAFLKDQIRRASPFYIELKKTEPVKLEMDDLIQKYSSMGKKSIIDDYYISRDRKMMMMLIKPMWDSNRIDQTKQYVDKLRADLAEYSKKNAKGVQLVEDYDRMGDAHTVAYGFTGSYQTNVDDSYAIEKSLAPVASIAFISILLITMAFFRKWAPTVIVVSGMVIGTIITMGFTYVTLGQLNMITSILGGILMGFGIDYGIHFVFRTRLELGAGKPYDVAIRDAVLNAGRPALVSAVVTAGSFFVLMVSQFRGFSQFGFLAGCGTFIIAFTLFSWSPALLALLGRMNPELPRKLVGTMRPPESGALGSLRIPRPGLVLAGCLVVVAAVCAFAVPWTKSEPPKGRELTMVERLKHGVLFNYNTRALMPANQPSVKLQDEINERFQISSDPIAIYTRTLEETKEVYDELTQHPEKYPAVDQVVSIYTFVPPPDIAAANKKILDQWNEELSEIDVSSLPPEMQEKGALFKKILAAQPFDVHGVPEVYAKQFRNLPTSKPENRGYLTYIYPSVDMWDGTQLLKFADQTTVIHTASGHEFRAAGAAPLYAKLARIVLADGKLTVLLAALWILVMHFADFRNVKLALASVIPLGVGLLMMLGVMSMTGQKLNFMNVIILPILLGFGVSHGLYLLHRFLEGTSPVVALRSVGAAVASSTLTAIAGFAALLGASHNGLKSMGLIACIGLTTTLVVSFTVLAAVLQLMHDERLRKAGRSNGALPPDAGSTASVGGKEAA; from the coding sequence ATGAGCTCCCCTACTTCCCACAAGCCCGCCCCGCGCGCTGCCCAGGCCTACGCGAACCTCATGGTCCGCCGGCCCGGCACCGTGCTCGTCACCCTCCTGCTGCTGCTCGCCGGCGGCCTGTGGGCAGCGAGCAAGCTGACCGTGAACTCCAACCAACTGGACCTGATCAGCCAGGACCTGCCGGAGGTGAAGGAGGCCAAGCGCGTCATCGACATGGTGGGCGGCAGCGGCTTCCTCATGCTCGCGCTGCGCGGCGACGACGAGGCCACGCTCAAGCGCGTGGCGGACGACCTCGCGGCGCAGCTGCAGGCGGACACGAAGAACGTGCGCTCGCTCACCTACAAGGTGCCGGTCGAGTTCGTGCAGCAGAACATGGTCCTCTTCGTGAAGACCGAGGACCTGGCCGAGGGCAAGAAGCGCATCAACGCCTTCCTCAAGGACCAGATCCGCCGCGCGAGCCCCTTCTACATCGAGCTCAAGAAGACCGAGCCGGTGAAGCTCGAGATGGATGACCTCATCCAGAAGTACTCGAGCATGGGCAAGAAGAGCATCATCGACGACTACTACATCTCGCGCGACCGCAAGATGATGATGATGCTCATCAAGCCGATGTGGGACTCCAACCGCATCGACCAGACGAAGCAGTACGTCGACAAGCTGCGCGCGGACCTCGCCGAGTACTCGAAGAAGAACGCGAAGGGCGTGCAGCTGGTGGAGGACTACGACCGCATGGGCGATGCCCACACGGTCGCGTACGGCTTCACGGGCTCGTACCAGACGAACGTGGACGACTCGTACGCCATCGAGAAGAGCCTCGCGCCGGTGGCCTCCATCGCGTTCATCTCCATCCTGCTCATCACCATGGCGTTCTTCCGCAAGTGGGCGCCCACGGTGATCGTGGTGAGCGGCATGGTGATCGGCACCATCATCACCATGGGCTTCACCTACGTGACGCTCGGCCAGCTCAACATGATCACCAGCATCCTGGGTGGCATCCTGATGGGCTTCGGCATCGACTACGGCATCCACTTCGTGTTCCGCACGCGCCTGGAGCTGGGCGCGGGCAAGCCCTACGACGTGGCCATCCGGGACGCGGTGCTCAACGCGGGCCGCCCCGCGCTCGTCTCCGCGGTGGTGACGGCCGGAAGCTTCTTCGTGCTGATGGTGAGCCAGTTCCGCGGCTTCAGCCAGTTCGGCTTCCTCGCCGGCTGCGGCACCTTCATCATCGCCTTCACGCTGTTCAGCTGGAGCCCGGCGCTGCTCGCGCTCCTGGGCCGCATGAACCCCGAGCTGCCCAGGAAGCTGGTGGGCACCATGCGCCCGCCGGAGAGCGGCGCGCTGGGCTCCTTGCGCATCCCGCGCCCGGGCCTCGTGCTCGCCGGCTGCCTCGTGGTGGTGGCGGCGGTGTGCGCCTTCGCGGTGCCGTGGACGAAGAGCGAGCCGCCCAAGGGCCGCGAGCTCACGATGGTGGAGCGCCTGAAGCACGGCGTGCTCTTCAACTACAACACCCGCGCGCTGATGCCGGCGAACCAGCCCAGCGTGAAGCTGCAGGACGAGATCAACGAGCGCTTCCAGATCTCCAGCGACCCCATCGCCATCTACACGCGCACGCTCGAGGAGACCAAGGAGGTCTACGACGAGCTCACCCAGCACCCGGAGAAGTACCCCGCGGTGGACCAGGTGGTGAGCATCTACACCTTCGTTCCCCCACCGGACATCGCCGCGGCGAACAAGAAGATCCTCGACCAGTGGAACGAGGAGCTTTCGGAGATCGACGTGAGCAGCCTGCCGCCCGAGATGCAGGAGAAGGGGGCGCTGTTCAAGAAGATCCTCGCCGCCCAGCCCTTCGACGTGCACGGCGTGCCGGAGGTCTACGCGAAGCAGTTCCGCAACCTGCCCACGAGCAAGCCGGAGAACCGCGGCTACCTCACGTACATCTACCCGAGCGTGGACATGTGGGACGGCACGCAGCTGCTCAAGTTCGCGGACCAGACCACGGTCATCCACACCGCGAGCGGCCACGAGTTCCGCGCCGCGGGCGCCGCGCCGCTCTACGCGAAGCTCGCGCGCATCGTGCTCGCGGACGGCAAGCTCACCGTGCTGCTCGCGGCGCTGTGGATCCTCGTGATGCACTTCGCGGACTTCCGCAACGTGAAGCTCGCGCTCGCCAGCGTGATTCCCCTGGGCGTGGGCCTGCTGATGATGCTCGGCGTGATGAGCATGACGGGCCAGAAGCTCAACTTCATGAACGTGATCATCCTGCCCATCCTCCTGGGCTTCGGGGTGAGTCACGGCCTGTACCTGCTGCACCGCTTCCTCGAGGGCACCAGCCCCGTGGTGGCGCTGCGCAGCGTGGGCGCCGCGGTGGCCAGCAGCACGCTGACCGCCATCGCCGGCTTCGCGGCGCTCCTGGGCGCGAGCCACAACGGCCTCAAGAGCATGGGGCTCATCGCCTGCATCGGCCTCACCACCACGCTGGTGGTGTCCTTCACGGTGCTCGCCGCCGTGCTGCAGCTGATGCACGACGAGCGCCTGCGCAAGGCGGGCCGCAGCAACGGCGCGTTGCCGCCGGACGCCGGGAGCACCGCGAGCGTGGGCGGCAAGGAAGCCGCGTGA